Proteins from a genomic interval of Maylandia zebra isolate NMK-2024a linkage group LG15, Mzebra_GT3a, whole genome shotgun sequence:
- the LOC101486556 gene encoding 3',5'-cyclic-AMP phosphodiesterase 4C isoform X7, which produces MQPASAQFVTGELHHLHRLEGSAYTAGGQVGKARRSHFSWLDSFDVENGLSVGRSPLDSQTSPGSGLVLQANFPHSQRRESFLYRSDSDFDLSPKTMSRNSSTASDLEEGLKHWEVNWLPRHGEDMIVTPFAQVLASLRTVRSNFAVLTHLQDRVGNKRPSSSNQPPMCNPCLTEEPYQKLAMETLEELDWCLDQLETLQTRHSVSEMASNKFKRMLNRELTQLSETSRSGNQVSEYIANTFLEKQHDVEILSPPPKEKEKKKRPMSQISGVKKVTQSPGLAPASIPRFGVNTPHENLLAKQFEDIDRWGMDIFKVAEYSGNRPLTVTMYTIFQERDLLKTFDIPVDTFITFMMTLEDHYHADIAYHNSIHAADVVQSTHVLLSTPALEVVFTDLEIIAALFASAIHDVDHPGVTNQFLINTSSELALMYNDASVLENHHLAVGFKLLQEENCDIFQNLSKKQRDSLRKMVIDMVLATDMSKHMNFLADMKTMVETKKVTSLGVLLLDNYSDRIQVLQNMVHCADLSNPTKPLELYRQWTDRIMKERFTQGDRERDRGMEISPMCDKHNASIEKSQVSFIDFIVHPLWETWADLVHPDAQDILDTLEDNREWYQSMIPRSPSPSTPEEHQAEVGPAALGAGAPIPSGGGGGDKFQFELTLEEEEEEEEEADSDLESPIENESQSAAERHRDSSSPSLSPDPRSSSSSGRYRPPSPHPSRTLNLAAMSVRSPSPQRAPVSPGREGADTDRELSQEGDGVACLRLGT; this is translated from the exons ATGCAGCCTGCTTCTGCTCAGTTTGTCACAGGTGAACTCCATCACCTACATAGACTTGAGGGCTCCGCCTACACAGCGGGAGGCCAGGTAGGGAAAGCCCGGAGATCGCACTTCAGTTGGCTTGACAg TTTTGATGTGGAGAATGGCCTGTCGGTGGGTCGCAGTCCACTGGACTCTCAGACTAGCCCGGGTTCTGGTCTGGTACTTCAGGCCAACTTTCCCCACAGTCAGCGCCGCGAGTCCTTCCTCTATCGCTCTGACTCAGACTTCGACCTTTCGCCCAAAACTATGTCCCGCAACTCGTCCACTGCCAGCGACCT GGAGGAGGGATTGAAGCATTGGGAAGTCAATTGGCTACCTCG gCATGGAGAAGACATGATAGTGACTCCATTTGCACAG gtTCTTGCCAGTCTACGAACGGTGAGAAGTAACTTTGCTGTTCTGACACATCTGCAAGATCGTGTGGGAAACAA gCGGCCGTCAAGCAGCAACCAGCCGCCCATGTGTAATCCATGTctcacag AGGAGCCTTACCAGAAGCTGGCGATGGAGACCCTGGAGGAGCTGGACTGGTGTCTGGACCAGCTGGAGACCCTGCAGACGAGACACTCGGTCAGCGAGATGGCATCCAACAAG TTTAAGAGGATGCTGAACCGCGAGCTGACACAGCTATCGGAAACAAGCCGCTCAGGGAATCAGGTGTCAGAGTACATCGCCAACACCTTCCTCG AGAAACAACATGACGTGGAAATCCTTTCTCCTCCTCcgaaggagaaggagaagaaaaagaggcCGATGTCACAGATCAGCGGTGTGAAAAAGGTCACACAAAGCCCGGGTTTGGCGCCTGCCTCCATCCCTCGCTTTGGAGTCAACACACCACACGAGAACCTGCTAGCCAAG CAATTTGAGGATATCGATCGTTGGGGTATGGATATATTCAAAGTAGCAGAATATTCTGGAAACCGTCCTCTGACAGTGACCATGTACACCATTTTCCAG GAGCGAGACCTTCTGAAAACCTTCGATATCCCAGTTGACACCTTCATCACCTTCATGATGACCTTAGAGGACCACTACCATGCAGACATAGCTTATCACAACAGCATCCACGCAGCTGATGTGGTGCAGTCCACCCACGTCCTCCTCTCCACCCCAGCTTTAGAG GTGGTTTTCACAGACCTGGAGATCATCGCCGCTCTGTTTGCCAGTGCTATCCACGATGTTGACCACCCAGGAGTCACCAACCAGTTCCTCATAAACACCA GTTCAGAGCTGGCGCTGATGTATAATGACGCGTCAGTTTTGGAAAACCACCATCTCGCTGTGGGCTTCAAACTGCTGCAGGAGGAAAACTGTGACATCTTCCAGAACCTCAGCAAGAAACAGAGAGACTCTCTCCGCAAGATGGTGATTGACATG GTGCTGGCCACAGATATGTCCAAACACATGAACTTTTTGGCAGACATGAAGACAATGGTGGAGACCAAGAAAGTCACAAGTTTGGGAGTCCTTCTACTAGACAATTACTCTGACCGTATCCAG GTTCTGCAGAACATGGTCCATTGTGCAGATTTGAGCAATCCAACCAAACCGCTGGAGCTTTACCGCCAGTGGACGGACCGCATCATGAAGGAGCGTTTCACCCAGGGAGACAGGGAGCGGGATAGAGGCATGGAGATCAGCCCCATGTGTGACAAACACAACGCCTCCATAGAAAAGAGTCAG GTGAGCTTCATTGACTTCATTGTGCACCCGCTGTGGGAGACCTGGGCCGACTTAGTGCACCCCGACGCTCAGGACATCCTGGACACACTGGAGGACAACAGGGAGTGGTACCAGAGCATGATCCCCCGCAGCCCCTCGCCTTCCACCCCAGAAGAGCACCAGGCTGAGGTGGGACCAGCAGCTTTGGGAGCAGGCGCACCCATTCcttctggaggaggaggaggggacaAGTTCCAGTTTGAATTAActctggaggaagaggaggaagaagaggaggaggcagaTTCTGACCTTGAGAGCCCCATAGAGAATGAGTCTCAGTCTGCTGCGGAGAGGCACCGAGACTCCTCCTCCCCATCTCTTTCCCCAGACccccgcagcagcagcagcagcggcaggTACCGTCCCCCTTCGCCTCACCCATCTCGGACCTTGAACCTGGCTGCCATGTCGGTGCGGAGCCCCAGCCCTCAAAGAGCGCCAGTCTCCCCAGGGCGGGAAGGTGCTGACACGGACAGAGAACTGAGCCAGGAGGGCGACGGAGTGGCCTGCCTGCGTTTGGGCACATAA
- the LOC101486556 gene encoding 3',5'-cyclic-AMP phosphodiesterase 4C isoform X9, translating to MKKDDATFFGKWSCKTTGTISFDVENGLSVGRSPLDSQTSPGSGLVLQANFPHSQRRESFLYRSDSDFDLSPKTMSRNSSTASDLEEGLKHWEVNWLPRHGEDMIVTPFAQVLASLRTVRSNFAVLTHLQDRVGNKRPSSSNQPPMCNPCLTEEPYQKLAMETLEELDWCLDQLETLQTRHSVSEMASNKFKRMLNRELTQLSETSRSGNQVSEYIANTFLEKQHDVEILSPPPKEKEKKKRPMSQISGVKKVTQSPGLAPASIPRFGVNTPHENLLAKQFEDIDRWGMDIFKVAEYSGNRPLTVTMYTIFQERDLLKTFDIPVDTFITFMMTLEDHYHADIAYHNSIHAADVVQSTHVLLSTPALEVVFTDLEIIAALFASAIHDVDHPGVTNQFLINTSSELALMYNDASVLENHHLAVGFKLLQEENCDIFQNLSKKQRDSLRKMVIDMVLATDMSKHMNFLADMKTMVETKKVTSLGVLLLDNYSDRIQVLQNMVHCADLSNPTKPLELYRQWTDRIMKERFTQGDRERDRGMEISPMCDKHNASIEKSQVSFIDFIVHPLWETWADLVHPDAQDILDTLEDNREWYQSMIPRSPSPSTPEEHQAEVGPAALGAGAPIPSGGGGGDKFQFELTLEEEEEEEEEADSDLESPIENESQSAAERHRDSSSPSLSPDPRSSSSSGRYRPPSPHPSRTLNLAAMSVRSPSPQRAPVSPGREGADTDRELSQEGDGVACLRLGT from the exons ATGAAAAAAGATGACGCAACCTTTTTTGGGAAGTGGAGTTGCAAGACAACTGGAACAATAAG TTTTGATGTGGAGAATGGCCTGTCGGTGGGTCGCAGTCCACTGGACTCTCAGACTAGCCCGGGTTCTGGTCTGGTACTTCAGGCCAACTTTCCCCACAGTCAGCGCCGCGAGTCCTTCCTCTATCGCTCTGACTCAGACTTCGACCTTTCGCCCAAAACTATGTCCCGCAACTCGTCCACTGCCAGCGACCT GGAGGAGGGATTGAAGCATTGGGAAGTCAATTGGCTACCTCG gCATGGAGAAGACATGATAGTGACTCCATTTGCACAG gtTCTTGCCAGTCTACGAACGGTGAGAAGTAACTTTGCTGTTCTGACACATCTGCAAGATCGTGTGGGAAACAA gCGGCCGTCAAGCAGCAACCAGCCGCCCATGTGTAATCCATGTctcacag AGGAGCCTTACCAGAAGCTGGCGATGGAGACCCTGGAGGAGCTGGACTGGTGTCTGGACCAGCTGGAGACCCTGCAGACGAGACACTCGGTCAGCGAGATGGCATCCAACAAG TTTAAGAGGATGCTGAACCGCGAGCTGACACAGCTATCGGAAACAAGCCGCTCAGGGAATCAGGTGTCAGAGTACATCGCCAACACCTTCCTCG AGAAACAACATGACGTGGAAATCCTTTCTCCTCCTCcgaaggagaaggagaagaaaaagaggcCGATGTCACAGATCAGCGGTGTGAAAAAGGTCACACAAAGCCCGGGTTTGGCGCCTGCCTCCATCCCTCGCTTTGGAGTCAACACACCACACGAGAACCTGCTAGCCAAG CAATTTGAGGATATCGATCGTTGGGGTATGGATATATTCAAAGTAGCAGAATATTCTGGAAACCGTCCTCTGACAGTGACCATGTACACCATTTTCCAG GAGCGAGACCTTCTGAAAACCTTCGATATCCCAGTTGACACCTTCATCACCTTCATGATGACCTTAGAGGACCACTACCATGCAGACATAGCTTATCACAACAGCATCCACGCAGCTGATGTGGTGCAGTCCACCCACGTCCTCCTCTCCACCCCAGCTTTAGAG GTGGTTTTCACAGACCTGGAGATCATCGCCGCTCTGTTTGCCAGTGCTATCCACGATGTTGACCACCCAGGAGTCACCAACCAGTTCCTCATAAACACCA GTTCAGAGCTGGCGCTGATGTATAATGACGCGTCAGTTTTGGAAAACCACCATCTCGCTGTGGGCTTCAAACTGCTGCAGGAGGAAAACTGTGACATCTTCCAGAACCTCAGCAAGAAACAGAGAGACTCTCTCCGCAAGATGGTGATTGACATG GTGCTGGCCACAGATATGTCCAAACACATGAACTTTTTGGCAGACATGAAGACAATGGTGGAGACCAAGAAAGTCACAAGTTTGGGAGTCCTTCTACTAGACAATTACTCTGACCGTATCCAG GTTCTGCAGAACATGGTCCATTGTGCAGATTTGAGCAATCCAACCAAACCGCTGGAGCTTTACCGCCAGTGGACGGACCGCATCATGAAGGAGCGTTTCACCCAGGGAGACAGGGAGCGGGATAGAGGCATGGAGATCAGCCCCATGTGTGACAAACACAACGCCTCCATAGAAAAGAGTCAG GTGAGCTTCATTGACTTCATTGTGCACCCGCTGTGGGAGACCTGGGCCGACTTAGTGCACCCCGACGCTCAGGACATCCTGGACACACTGGAGGACAACAGGGAGTGGTACCAGAGCATGATCCCCCGCAGCCCCTCGCCTTCCACCCCAGAAGAGCACCAGGCTGAGGTGGGACCAGCAGCTTTGGGAGCAGGCGCACCCATTCcttctggaggaggaggaggggacaAGTTCCAGTTTGAATTAActctggaggaagaggaggaagaagaggaggaggcagaTTCTGACCTTGAGAGCCCCATAGAGAATGAGTCTCAGTCTGCTGCGGAGAGGCACCGAGACTCCTCCTCCCCATCTCTTTCCCCAGACccccgcagcagcagcagcagcggcaggTACCGTCCCCCTTCGCCTCACCCATCTCGGACCTTGAACCTGGCTGCCATGTCGGTGCGGAGCCCCAGCCCTCAAAGAGCGCCAGTCTCCCCAGGGCGGGAAGGTGCTGACACGGACAGAGAACTGAGCCAGGAGGGCGACGGAGTGGCCTGCCTGCGTTTGGGCACATAA
- the LOC101486556 gene encoding 3',5'-cyclic-AMP phosphodiesterase 4C isoform X3 — protein MECTTLSREGAGLAKPPKHLWRQPRTHIRIKQRFNSDTERYLCRNRTLEKLRPGLRQPRMSWPSSLKRFDVENGLSVGRSPLDSQTSPGSGLVLQANFPHSQRRESFLYRSDSDFDLSPKTMSRNSSTASDLEEGLKHWEVNWLPRHGEDMIVTPFAQVLASLRTVRSNFAVLTHLQDRVGNKRPSSSNQPPMCNPCLTEEPYQKLAMETLEELDWCLDQLETLQTRHSVSEMASNKFKRMLNRELTQLSETSRSGNQVSEYIANTFLEKQHDVEILSPPPKEKEKKKRPMSQISGVKKVTQSPGLAPASIPRFGVNTPHENLLAKQFEDIDRWGMDIFKVAEYSGNRPLTVTMYTIFQERDLLKTFDIPVDTFITFMMTLEDHYHADIAYHNSIHAADVVQSTHVLLSTPALEVVFTDLEIIAALFASAIHDVDHPGVTNQFLINTSSELALMYNDASVLENHHLAVGFKLLQEENCDIFQNLSKKQRDSLRKMVIDMVLATDMSKHMNFLADMKTMVETKKVTSLGVLLLDNYSDRIQVLQNMVHCADLSNPTKPLELYRQWTDRIMKERFTQGDRERDRGMEISPMCDKHNASIEKSQVSFIDFIVHPLWETWADLVHPDAQDILDTLEDNREWYQSMIPRSPSPSTPEEHQAEVGPAALGAGAPIPSGGGGGDKFQFELTLEEEEEEEEEADSDLESPIENESQSAAERHRDSSSPSLSPDPRSSSSSGRYRPPSPHPSRTLNLAAMSVRSPSPQRAPVSPGREGADTDRELSQEGDGVACLRLGT, from the exons TTTTGATGTGGAGAATGGCCTGTCGGTGGGTCGCAGTCCACTGGACTCTCAGACTAGCCCGGGTTCTGGTCTGGTACTTCAGGCCAACTTTCCCCACAGTCAGCGCCGCGAGTCCTTCCTCTATCGCTCTGACTCAGACTTCGACCTTTCGCCCAAAACTATGTCCCGCAACTCGTCCACTGCCAGCGACCT GGAGGAGGGATTGAAGCATTGGGAAGTCAATTGGCTACCTCG gCATGGAGAAGACATGATAGTGACTCCATTTGCACAG gtTCTTGCCAGTCTACGAACGGTGAGAAGTAACTTTGCTGTTCTGACACATCTGCAAGATCGTGTGGGAAACAA gCGGCCGTCAAGCAGCAACCAGCCGCCCATGTGTAATCCATGTctcacag AGGAGCCTTACCAGAAGCTGGCGATGGAGACCCTGGAGGAGCTGGACTGGTGTCTGGACCAGCTGGAGACCCTGCAGACGAGACACTCGGTCAGCGAGATGGCATCCAACAAG TTTAAGAGGATGCTGAACCGCGAGCTGACACAGCTATCGGAAACAAGCCGCTCAGGGAATCAGGTGTCAGAGTACATCGCCAACACCTTCCTCG AGAAACAACATGACGTGGAAATCCTTTCTCCTCCTCcgaaggagaaggagaagaaaaagaggcCGATGTCACAGATCAGCGGTGTGAAAAAGGTCACACAAAGCCCGGGTTTGGCGCCTGCCTCCATCCCTCGCTTTGGAGTCAACACACCACACGAGAACCTGCTAGCCAAG CAATTTGAGGATATCGATCGTTGGGGTATGGATATATTCAAAGTAGCAGAATATTCTGGAAACCGTCCTCTGACAGTGACCATGTACACCATTTTCCAG GAGCGAGACCTTCTGAAAACCTTCGATATCCCAGTTGACACCTTCATCACCTTCATGATGACCTTAGAGGACCACTACCATGCAGACATAGCTTATCACAACAGCATCCACGCAGCTGATGTGGTGCAGTCCACCCACGTCCTCCTCTCCACCCCAGCTTTAGAG GTGGTTTTCACAGACCTGGAGATCATCGCCGCTCTGTTTGCCAGTGCTATCCACGATGTTGACCACCCAGGAGTCACCAACCAGTTCCTCATAAACACCA GTTCAGAGCTGGCGCTGATGTATAATGACGCGTCAGTTTTGGAAAACCACCATCTCGCTGTGGGCTTCAAACTGCTGCAGGAGGAAAACTGTGACATCTTCCAGAACCTCAGCAAGAAACAGAGAGACTCTCTCCGCAAGATGGTGATTGACATG GTGCTGGCCACAGATATGTCCAAACACATGAACTTTTTGGCAGACATGAAGACAATGGTGGAGACCAAGAAAGTCACAAGTTTGGGAGTCCTTCTACTAGACAATTACTCTGACCGTATCCAG GTTCTGCAGAACATGGTCCATTGTGCAGATTTGAGCAATCCAACCAAACCGCTGGAGCTTTACCGCCAGTGGACGGACCGCATCATGAAGGAGCGTTTCACCCAGGGAGACAGGGAGCGGGATAGAGGCATGGAGATCAGCCCCATGTGTGACAAACACAACGCCTCCATAGAAAAGAGTCAG GTGAGCTTCATTGACTTCATTGTGCACCCGCTGTGGGAGACCTGGGCCGACTTAGTGCACCCCGACGCTCAGGACATCCTGGACACACTGGAGGACAACAGGGAGTGGTACCAGAGCATGATCCCCCGCAGCCCCTCGCCTTCCACCCCAGAAGAGCACCAGGCTGAGGTGGGACCAGCAGCTTTGGGAGCAGGCGCACCCATTCcttctggaggaggaggaggggacaAGTTCCAGTTTGAATTAActctggaggaagaggaggaagaagaggaggaggcagaTTCTGACCTTGAGAGCCCCATAGAGAATGAGTCTCAGTCTGCTGCGGAGAGGCACCGAGACTCCTCCTCCCCATCTCTTTCCCCAGACccccgcagcagcagcagcagcggcaggTACCGTCCCCCTTCGCCTCACCCATCTCGGACCTTGAACCTGGCTGCCATGTCGGTGCGGAGCCCCAGCCCTCAAAGAGCGCCAGTCTCCCCAGGGCGGGAAGGTGCTGACACGGACAGAGAACTGAGCCAGGAGGGCGACGGAGTGGCCTGCCTGCGTTTGGGCACATAA
- the LOC101486556 gene encoding 3',5'-cyclic-AMP phosphodiesterase 4C isoform X2 — translation MSRLEHFRDSIPVGNHVVRRRYSGPLLLPPLWRRHSHQDHSFDTRRTSQGHMLPLARLEELYSLALATHDEHRFDVENGLSVGRSPLDSQTSPGSGLVLQANFPHSQRRESFLYRSDSDFDLSPKTMSRNSSTASDLEEGLKHWEVNWLPRHGEDMIVTPFAQVLASLRTVRSNFAVLTHLQDRVGNKRPSSSNQPPMCNPCLTEEPYQKLAMETLEELDWCLDQLETLQTRHSVSEMASNKFKRMLNRELTQLSETSRSGNQVSEYIANTFLEKQHDVEILSPPPKEKEKKKRPMSQISGVKKVTQSPGLAPASIPRFGVNTPHENLLAKQFEDIDRWGMDIFKVAEYSGNRPLTVTMYTIFQERDLLKTFDIPVDTFITFMMTLEDHYHADIAYHNSIHAADVVQSTHVLLSTPALEVVFTDLEIIAALFASAIHDVDHPGVTNQFLINTSSELALMYNDASVLENHHLAVGFKLLQEENCDIFQNLSKKQRDSLRKMVIDMVLATDMSKHMNFLADMKTMVETKKVTSLGVLLLDNYSDRIQVLQNMVHCADLSNPTKPLELYRQWTDRIMKERFTQGDRERDRGMEISPMCDKHNASIEKSQVSFIDFIVHPLWETWADLVHPDAQDILDTLEDNREWYQSMIPRSPSPSTPEEHQAEVGPAALGAGAPIPSGGGGGDKFQFELTLEEEEEEEEEADSDLESPIENESQSAAERHRDSSSPSLSPDPRSSSSSGRYRPPSPHPSRTLNLAAMSVRSPSPQRAPVSPGREGADTDRELSQEGDGVACLRLGT, via the exons TTTTGATGTGGAGAATGGCCTGTCGGTGGGTCGCAGTCCACTGGACTCTCAGACTAGCCCGGGTTCTGGTCTGGTACTTCAGGCCAACTTTCCCCACAGTCAGCGCCGCGAGTCCTTCCTCTATCGCTCTGACTCAGACTTCGACCTTTCGCCCAAAACTATGTCCCGCAACTCGTCCACTGCCAGCGACCT GGAGGAGGGATTGAAGCATTGGGAAGTCAATTGGCTACCTCG gCATGGAGAAGACATGATAGTGACTCCATTTGCACAG gtTCTTGCCAGTCTACGAACGGTGAGAAGTAACTTTGCTGTTCTGACACATCTGCAAGATCGTGTGGGAAACAA gCGGCCGTCAAGCAGCAACCAGCCGCCCATGTGTAATCCATGTctcacag AGGAGCCTTACCAGAAGCTGGCGATGGAGACCCTGGAGGAGCTGGACTGGTGTCTGGACCAGCTGGAGACCCTGCAGACGAGACACTCGGTCAGCGAGATGGCATCCAACAAG TTTAAGAGGATGCTGAACCGCGAGCTGACACAGCTATCGGAAACAAGCCGCTCAGGGAATCAGGTGTCAGAGTACATCGCCAACACCTTCCTCG AGAAACAACATGACGTGGAAATCCTTTCTCCTCCTCcgaaggagaaggagaagaaaaagaggcCGATGTCACAGATCAGCGGTGTGAAAAAGGTCACACAAAGCCCGGGTTTGGCGCCTGCCTCCATCCCTCGCTTTGGAGTCAACACACCACACGAGAACCTGCTAGCCAAG CAATTTGAGGATATCGATCGTTGGGGTATGGATATATTCAAAGTAGCAGAATATTCTGGAAACCGTCCTCTGACAGTGACCATGTACACCATTTTCCAG GAGCGAGACCTTCTGAAAACCTTCGATATCCCAGTTGACACCTTCATCACCTTCATGATGACCTTAGAGGACCACTACCATGCAGACATAGCTTATCACAACAGCATCCACGCAGCTGATGTGGTGCAGTCCACCCACGTCCTCCTCTCCACCCCAGCTTTAGAG GTGGTTTTCACAGACCTGGAGATCATCGCCGCTCTGTTTGCCAGTGCTATCCACGATGTTGACCACCCAGGAGTCACCAACCAGTTCCTCATAAACACCA GTTCAGAGCTGGCGCTGATGTATAATGACGCGTCAGTTTTGGAAAACCACCATCTCGCTGTGGGCTTCAAACTGCTGCAGGAGGAAAACTGTGACATCTTCCAGAACCTCAGCAAGAAACAGAGAGACTCTCTCCGCAAGATGGTGATTGACATG GTGCTGGCCACAGATATGTCCAAACACATGAACTTTTTGGCAGACATGAAGACAATGGTGGAGACCAAGAAAGTCACAAGTTTGGGAGTCCTTCTACTAGACAATTACTCTGACCGTATCCAG GTTCTGCAGAACATGGTCCATTGTGCAGATTTGAGCAATCCAACCAAACCGCTGGAGCTTTACCGCCAGTGGACGGACCGCATCATGAAGGAGCGTTTCACCCAGGGAGACAGGGAGCGGGATAGAGGCATGGAGATCAGCCCCATGTGTGACAAACACAACGCCTCCATAGAAAAGAGTCAG GTGAGCTTCATTGACTTCATTGTGCACCCGCTGTGGGAGACCTGGGCCGACTTAGTGCACCCCGACGCTCAGGACATCCTGGACACACTGGAGGACAACAGGGAGTGGTACCAGAGCATGATCCCCCGCAGCCCCTCGCCTTCCACCCCAGAAGAGCACCAGGCTGAGGTGGGACCAGCAGCTTTGGGAGCAGGCGCACCCATTCcttctggaggaggaggaggggacaAGTTCCAGTTTGAATTAActctggaggaagaggaggaagaagaggaggaggcagaTTCTGACCTTGAGAGCCCCATAGAGAATGAGTCTCAGTCTGCTGCGGAGAGGCACCGAGACTCCTCCTCCCCATCTCTTTCCCCAGACccccgcagcagcagcagcagcggcaggTACCGTCCCCCTTCGCCTCACCCATCTCGGACCTTGAACCTGGCTGCCATGTCGGTGCGGAGCCCCAGCCCTCAAAGAGCGCCAGTCTCCCCAGGGCGGGAAGGTGCTGACACGGACAGAGAACTGAGCCAGGAGGGCGACGGAGTGGCCTGCCTGCGTTTGGGCACATAA